Part of the Leucobacter insecticola genome is shown below.
CCGGAGCATCAGGATCCGCAGCGCCCTCCGTGTCGCTCAGTGCCGAGTCGTGCGTCGCGTTTGACTCCTCAGGGAGCGTCGGTCCCGGCAAAACGAGCGGCACAGGATCCTCGTCGTCAGAGACGTGAGGCGTACCGTCACCCGTGTCGTCGGGGATGCGCGAGAAGCTATCCGCTAGCAGGTCTGGGGTAGGCGGGGCGAAGCCGAGGGCTTCAAACTCGTCTGCCCACGACTCAGACGCCCGGTCCGAGTTTCCCGCCGCAGAATCGACGTTTTCCGTCGCCTCAACATCCGCGGACAATTCCGGATTCGGCGGTAGCGGAGGCGCAGCTGCACCGTCCTCCTGACCGGCGACTGCCGCGGCTTCGGGGGTTCCTTGGACGGCCCGGTTCTTCTTCGAGGGCCGACTCGGCCGGCGCTTATGCACGGCTTCGACGCGAACGACGGCGAGTGCCAACGATCGCGGCACCGAGCACTACGGAGGCAATAGCGAGGAGCGTGGACGATTCGAGCGATCCCGAGCCGGTGGTAGCAAGGGCTGGCTCCGAAACGGTGCCAACGACGAATCCGGATCCGGATCCGGCCGAATCCTCGATAACGATCCGGTTCCAGCCGATCAGATCGCCGCCGCTGTACACGGCGAGTCGGTGTTCACCAACGAGGCCGTTCGGCAGGGAGACGGTTACAGTGCCATCGGCCGATACCGCGTGACGACCGAGGAACACGGGGTCGGAGTAGACGTAGACGTCAATCTCTTTCCCTGCGAACTCAGTACCGACAAGGATCGTGACCGGGCCGCCAGGAACAGCCGTGGCCGGCGCACCGATCTTGCCTTCAAACTCTGGGAGAAGCCGATCCTCACCGGGGGCGGTGCCAGCAGAAATTCCGGGGGTGCCCGGCCCCGCGACCGGGGGTGCCGGAGGTACCGGAGGCGTGACCGGCGGCGTCACCGTGGGCGTCTTGACATCGACGGTGTAGGTCCACTCCCAGGTTCCCGCAGGGAGCACGTAGCCGCGGTTCAGATCCGCTTCTGCGCGCAGCGTGAGCGATTCGTCAAGGATGTAAGGGCGATCGCGAGGCGCCCACTCCGTGCCCGTCGTATCAACGTAGCGGTACTGGCCGGCGGCATCAGGGATCGTGAGGGTCGAGGTTGCACTGTCGTAGCTCGGTTCGAGCACCGTTACTTCCGAGGTGTTGACCTTGGCACCACCGACAAGCCAAACTTCGCCGCCAAAGCTCGAAAACAGCATGACGGTATAGGGCCCCGTGACCGGAAAATCGACCGTAGCTGCAAAGTGCACTGGATCAACAAGCTTCTGACCGGAGAGCGCTTCATTGAACCGCAACATTGCATCTTCCGCAGAAGGAACGCCAGCGACCAAACTCGGCGTACCGGCCCGGAATGTTGCAGAATCGAAGGCCTGATCAATCGGGTAAACCCCAAGGTGGAGCTCAGGTGCTTTCCAAGCAGCACGAGCCGCCGTGATCTGGAATTCAAAGCCACGGTCGGTCGGAGCAACTTGAAAGTCGCTCGTCCGTAGAAGATCACGAGCAACATTAACGCCTGAAACGACAGTTTCGACGCGAAACCCGTCAGCCAGAGCTGCGTTTGAAGCTGTCGCTCCGCCACCCAACATCAGGACTACTGCCGCCGCAAATGCTGCAACACGTTTGCCAAACTTCATCATGCTCTCTTCATGGTTGACGCCTACCACCTCGTCGTCTCCCCCAAAAACAGAGATCGTACGGCTTTGGGACATCATTCCGGCTCGCGAATACGAAGCCAAAGGTGTTGGCTTACATCACACGAACAATGCTCAACATATCACCACAGCTTAGACAATCAAAAACGGGACTTTGGCACCTCAACACACAACACGGTAAACGGCGCCGCACACGCGTTAAGTCACTGGCAAGACAATGACTATTCCCTAATTTCAAGCAACGTGCTTGGCTCGCGATTCCTGCGCAGCAGGGTGTGCAACATCACCCGAGCTGCGACAGGTATGCCTCACTCATGGCGGGGTAGTACTGGTCGAACTGCGGCTGCTCGGTACCCTCGGTAGCCGCCACGAGTAGATCGAGGTAGTACTCCCAGCCAGGCCCAATATCACCGACGCCGCCGGCTGAGTCAAGGTGGTGGACGAAGCGCAACACCGTATCCTCGTCGCCGTCCTCTTCGAGGTGCAGCTCAAGTTCCCAACCGTCATCGTTGGTAGTGGTGTGCAATTCCAGGTGGTGCGGTGCCTCGCAGGCGATAATCTGCGCGCGAACCGGCGGGCCGTCGGCCTCAAACGCCATGCGGATCCGCACGCTCCCGCCCGCACGACCGTCGCCATCCCAGGCACCAAACCACTCTGCGGTGCGATCCGATACCGTCAGGTACTCCCAAGCCTCGTCGATCGGCAACGCGAGCGATCGCACGAGCACTAGATCGACGCCCCGTGCGGTGCGGATTACTCGTCCGGTCGCCTCAATCGACATGTCTCTCCTCAAACCTCTGGCGAGCCACGCCCGCACCCGGTTCCAGCGTACCGCCGCGGAATCTCAGCACGAAGTATCCGGGCAGGATCCGCACAGGGTCAATAGACCGCCCATTGCCCCAGGGACCCCTCTGTCGCGCCGCGGCGTGCGCGAATATGGGGTCCCACGGCCAACAGGCGGTCCATTGGACCGGCGGAAGCGTTCCAGGGAACTACGCGGACCTTTTTATGTGAGGCACACGCTGTCGTTCCCGGACCTTTTAGATGAGTCAAGTCGGCGCGTCGCGCCGCGCCGCGTGTCCGCCTACACTCGAAGCTGTGAAGATCTGACGCAGTTGATACTCCGCGCCCGAGGCGCCGATCCTGCATGTTCACGTCCGCCGATTCCGTCGCGACCATCGACACTTCGTCGCTGACGTCCCCGCGACCCACGACTCAACACGCATTTCGGTATACCCGGCGGAGCCCACTCTCCAGCCGAAAGGCGGCCCCGTGCACGCTCACCATTCACTTCCCCACGCTCACACACACCGATCCGCAGCCCCAACGCTCGCCGCCGCATCCCGCGCTGCACGCGGCAGCAACGTCGCCAGCAGTGGCGACCACAACGCTCCCAACACGACCGGCCCGCGCACCGGACTCAACCACCTCATCGTCGATGGCGTTTCACACCGCTACGCTGCCCGCCGCGTACTCACCGATGTTTCCTTCACCGCTTCCGCGGGCGATCGCATTGGCATCATCGGCGAGAACGGCACCGGGAAATCCACGTTGTTGCGCATCCTCGCGGGCGACGCGGCCAGGGAACTGCTGATCCCCGATGCCGGAACTGTCGCGCATGTGGGGAGCGTCGGGATCCTCGCCCAAGAACTCCCGTACCCCGCTGACGCGGCGATCGCCAGGGTGCTCGACGACGCCCAACAGGCCACACTGGCCGCGCTCAAGCGCATCGAGACGCTGGGTGAGGCGTTCGCAGCAACCCCCGAAAACCCCCACCTCGCGTCCGCGTATGCCGAGGCGCTTGAGGCCGCAGAACGCGCGGACGCCTGGTCGTCGGGCGCGCGCCGCGGTGACATGCTGATGGGCCTCGGGCTCGCAGGGATCCCGGAGCACACGCCCATCGGAGAGCTGTCCGGCGGGCAACGCCTCCGCCTCGCGCTCGCGGCGGTGCTTCTTGAGTCCCCGCACACGCTCCTCCTCGACGAACCGTCGAATCATCTCGATGACCAGTCGGCCGCCTACCTTGAGCGGGTGCTGCATGCGTGGCCCGGCATCGTGATCGTTGCGAGCCACGATCGCGCGCTCCTCGATGCGGTGACCACGCGGATCCTGGATCTCGATCCCCTGCCGCTTCCCGCAACCGCGCTCGCCGACGCCGCGCCACCGAGTACAGACGTCACGTCGGATCCCGCGCTCGCGGGCCCGTCCACCGACGACCCGGGGTCAGGTTTCGGCGTGCGCGTGTGGGGCGTGGGATATTCCGCGGCACGGGAGGCACGCAGCGCAGAGCTCCTGCGGTGGCGCGAACGCTTCGCGCGCGAGGCGGAGGAACGTGCCGAGCTCCTGCACGAGATCGAGGTCGGGTCCCACGAGGTGAATCGCAAACACGAGTCGAAGTCGGAATCCAAGATCACCCGCAAGTTTTACGCCGACAAGGACGCCCGAGTGACCTCGCGCCGCGCCCGCAATGCCCGCCAACGCTTACAGGCGCTCGAGCGGGATCGCGTTCGCCGCCCCCCGGAACCGCTCAAGTTCCGGGGATTCACCGCAGAGCACGGTACGGGGCCGAGCGGTGAACACAGCGATGACCGCAGCGGTGAGGCCGTCCTCAGCGCACGCGCGGTGTCGCGCGCGTGCAGGCTGGCACCGGTTTCTCTGCGACTGCAGGATCGCGGGCGACTCCTTTTGACCGGGCCCAACGGATCCGGCAAGTCAACGCTCCTCGCGATCCTCGCGGGCACCCTCGCGCCGTCACAGGGCGAGGTTGAACGGCGCACGCGCGTCGGCTATCTCCCCCAAGAAGTCTCCTTCGCGGATCCGACGCTCTCGGCCGCCGATAGCTATCTGCGCCTCGTTGGCCCCGAAATCGCGGACGCGCAACCACTCACGTCGACGGGGCTGCTCGCGGCTCGGGATCAGGACCGAGCCGTCGGATCTCTCAGCGTGGGCCAGCGCCGCCGACTCGCCCTCGCCGCGCTCGTGGCCGATCCGCCACCGGTCCTGCTGATGGATGAACCAACCAACCACCTCTCATTGGCCCTCGTTGAGGAACTTGAGGTGGCGCTGCAGGATTTCGGCGGCGCACTCATCATTGCGACGCACGACCGCTGGCTGCGATCCCGCTGGCGCGGCGAGATACTTCCACTCACGCCCGCCCCATGATCCCGGCCACGGCCCCAGCTCCGCTCCCCGCTCCCCGCCCGATTCGGGTGTCACGAATATGTACTTCCGGGCCCCTTTTGTACATATTCGTGACACCCGAACGGCGGGGCGGGGGGTGGGAGACCACTCTCACCGAACTTCGGCGTGACGAACTCCATTCCGCAGCCCACTCGATCTGTAACTCTGGCTTCTCCCTCCCCGCGATTCCTTGTTAGGGTTACAGTTTGCCTTTTTGTACGACCCGATCCGCAGGAGCCCCTTTGAGCGACGTTAATCTCGCGAACCCCCACGACTACGACCACCGCCACGCGAACCTGTCCTCAGGCTGGCTGCGCGCGGCCGTGTTCGGCGCGATGGACGGCCTCGTCTCGAACCTCGGCCTGATCGCGGGCATCGCCGCCGCGGGCGCGGCCCCGGAATCGTCGCCATCACGGGCATCTCGGGCCTCATCGCCGGATCCATCTCGATGTCCCTCGGAGAGTACGCGTCGGTGCGCACCGCCAACGAACAGGTCGACGCAGAGGTGCGGGTGGAGCGCGAGGCGCACGACCGCAACCCAGAGGGCGAAAAAGCCGAACTCGCGCAGCTGTTCGAGCGTCTTGGAATGGAAACGGAGATCGCGCAGACCGCGGCCGAGCAGGTGCACGGCGACGCGGAACAGGCGATCCTGGTGCATATCTCCCACGAACTGGGCATGAGCCCCGACGAAAAGCCCTCACCCTGGGTCGCAGCGATCTCCTCACTCTTCGCGTTCGGGATCGGGGCGCTGATTCCGATCCTGCCGTTCATCTTTGGTTTCGGCACGCTGGGCTGGGGTCTGGCACTCGGCGGCATCGGGCTGCTGCTGGCGGGCGGGATCGCGGCGCGTTTCACCCGTCGCAACTGGCTTGCCGGGGCAGCCCGCCAGCTCCTCTTTGGTGGGCTCGCGGTGGGCGTGACCTACACAATCGGCAAGCTTCTCGGAGTCTCCGCGATCGCGTAGCAGCATCTTCCCGGCACAGCCCCGTAGTCTTGACGGGTGCCCAGCCCTGAGTTTGTCGACGCGGTTCTCCAGACGGTAGCCCGCATCCCGGAGGGCAGGGTGATGACATACGGCGATGTCGGGGTCGCCATCGGTTCGGAGGCACCCCGCGCGGTTGGCCGGGTCATGGCGCTGTACGGCCACGGCACGCACTGGTGGCGGGTGGTGCCGGCGAGCGGTCTTCCGCCGC
Proteins encoded:
- a CDS encoding SRPBCC family protein, which produces MSIEATGRVIRTARGVDLVLVRSLALPIDEAWEYLTVSDRTAEWFGAWDGDGRAGGSVRIRMAFEADGPPVRAQIIACEAPHHLELHTTTNDDGWELELHLEEDGDEDTVLRFVHHLDSAGGVGDIGPGWEYYLDLLVAATEGTEQPQFDQYYPAMSEAYLSQLG
- a CDS encoding ABC-F family ATP-binding cassette domain-containing protein, coding for MHAHHSLPHAHTHRSAAPTLAAASRAARGSNVASSGDHNAPNTTGPRTGLNHLIVDGVSHRYAARRVLTDVSFTASAGDRIGIIGENGTGKSTLLRILAGDAARELLIPDAGTVAHVGSVGILAQELPYPADAAIARVLDDAQQATLAALKRIETLGEAFAATPENPHLASAYAEALEAAERADAWSSGARRGDMLMGLGLAGIPEHTPIGELSGGQRLRLALAAVLLESPHTLLLDEPSNHLDDQSAAYLERVLHAWPGIVIVASHDRALLDAVTTRILDLDPLPLPATALADAAPPSTDVTSDPALAGPSTDDPGSGFGVRVWGVGYSAAREARSAELLRWRERFAREAEERAELLHEIEVGSHEVNRKHESKSESKITRKFYADKDARVTSRRARNARQRLQALERDRVRRPPEPLKFRGFTAEHGTGPSGEHSDDRSGEAVLSARAVSRACRLAPVSLRLQDRGRLLLTGPNGSGKSTLLAILAGTLAPSQGEVERRTRVGYLPQEVSFADPTLSAADSYLRLVGPEIADAQPLTSTGLLAARDQDRAVGSLSVGQRRRLALAALVADPPPVLLMDEPTNHLSLALVEELEVALQDFGGALIIATHDRWLRSRWRGEILPLTPAP
- a CDS encoding VIT1/CCC1 transporter family protein, whose product is MSLGEYASVRTANEQVDAEVRVEREAHDRNPEGEKAELAQLFERLGMETEIAQTAAEQVHGDAEQAILVHISHELGMSPDEKPSPWVAAISSLFAFGIGALIPILPFIFGFGTLGWGLALGGIGLLLAGGIAARFTRRNWLAGAARQLLFGGLAVGVTYTIGKLLGVSAIA
- a CDS encoding MGMT family protein, translating into MPSPEFVDAVLQTVARIPEGRVMTYGDVGVAIGSEAPRAVGRVMALYGHGTHWWRVVPASGLPPQGHEVLALPHYLREGTPLRGEPKPGEYRIALSAARLPYTHEIYSEVAL